Proteins from one Aquicoccus sp. G2-2 genomic window:
- a CDS encoding methyltransferase domain-containing protein, translating into MTEMDDKTEMNENLELLKKSYQAETRENLTQVYDQWALSYDAHAKERNSAQPGAVAKACLELVSDKNASILDVGAGTGLIGEALKAVSFQNLSALDPSENMLGKAKAKGLYQSYHLGYLGDRLSFEDNFFDAIVASGIFTVGHVDASVFPELNRILKASGRMVFSLNTKLLNEAGFSQLLNKSESLNWQVERVTEVFDMMDNRYSSAKAVVVSLKKLV; encoded by the coding sequence ATGACCGAAATGGATGACAAGACCGAAATGAATGAAAACCTAGAATTGCTGAAGAAAAGCTATCAGGCCGAAACACGTGAAAATCTGACGCAAGTATACGACCAATGGGCCCTCTCCTACGATGCACATGCGAAAGAGCGCAACTCAGCCCAACCAGGCGCGGTTGCGAAAGCATGCTTGGAACTCGTCAGTGACAAAAATGCCTCCATATTGGATGTAGGTGCCGGCACTGGCCTGATTGGTGAGGCGCTCAAGGCGGTGAGTTTTCAGAACCTTTCCGCCCTTGATCCGTCCGAGAACATGCTCGGCAAGGCGAAGGCTAAAGGGCTCTACCAATCCTATCATCTGGGATATCTGGGAGATCGACTTTCATTCGAGGACAATTTCTTCGATGCGATTGTTGCCTCGGGAATATTCACCGTTGGCCATGTGGACGCCTCGGTTTTTCCAGAACTGAACCGCATACTTAAGGCATCCGGGAGAATGGTGTTTTCGCTGAATACCAAGCTGTTAAACGAGGCCGGATTCAGCCAATTGCTGAACAAAAGTGAAAGTCTGAACTGGCAGGTCGAACGGGTTACAGAAGTGTTTGACATGATGGACAATCGATATTCCTCGGCCAAGGCCGTCGTCGTCTCGCTGAAGAAGCTTGTTTAG